In one Gossypium hirsutum isolate 1008001.06 chromosome D09, Gossypium_hirsutum_v2.1, whole genome shotgun sequence genomic region, the following are encoded:
- the LOC107892544 gene encoding agamous-like MADS-box protein AGL62 encodes MASSSKKTRGKQKIEIKIIENEDDRLISFSKRRFGIYKKICELSTLCGCEILFIIFSPKGKPYSFAHPSIEAVTKRFLNPHQPLHETTDAPIETYRKVRIKSLVQDYNEVHDQLDASKEKQKAFSLAQQSRGSESHHWWKTPIYQLNPRELHEQDKRFAEFINLVSVARDKKIASISSMHAAMDEDVPFVVPPRCGPSLQ; translated from the coding sequence ATGGCAAGCTCAAGCAAGAAAACTAGGGGAAAACAAAAAATTGAGATTAAGATAATTGAAAATGAAGATGATAGGCTCATCTCATTTTCAAAACGACGTTTTGGAATTTATAAGAAAATCTGTGAGCTCTCCACTTTATGTGGCTGTGAGattctctttattattttctcaCCAAAAGGTAAGCCTTATTCGTTTGCTCATCCTTCTATTGAAGCTGTGACTAAACGCTTTCTAAACCCGCACCAACCTCTTCATGAAACCACGGACGCTCCTATTGAGACTTACCGTAAGGTAAGAATCAAGTCACTAGTCCAAGATTACAATGAGGTCCATGACCAACTAGATGcatcaaaagaaaaacaaaaggcgTTTTCTTTGGCCCAACAATCACGTGGAAGCGAATctcatcattggtggaaaactccCATATATCAGCTTAACCCAAGGGAGCTCCATGAACAAGATAAACGTTTCGCAGAGTTTATCAACTTGGTCTCTGTCGCAAGGGACAAGAAGATTGCATCCATTTCCTCAATGCATGCTGCAATGGATGAGGATGTCCCTTTTGTCGTTCCTCCTAGATGTGGCCCTAGTTTGCAGTAG
- the LOC107891372 gene encoding protein SENSITIVE TO PROTON RHIZOTOXICITY 1 isoform X1, with translation MDLKERVCGELQKEVPKGASFTKFNTQHQQKWEDPSSTSDYSTRIEPPFQAFNQTSQTQSLLLCNNQIKVPMQDGSVNDLLQASKIQDWDPSAMLNNLSFLGQKIHQLQDLVYLIIGRKGQVLGRPDELLVQQQQLVTADLTSIIVQLISTAGSLLPSVKQTLSAATTSLGQCGEFGGVVFPSSAQGLNDGVQPQNAGGSKVSEPPNSVDITSNNGNEQSNHIIEEHELKDEEDAEEGENLLPGTSEILQLEKEEILAAHTHFCTICGKGFKRDANLRMHMRGHGDEYKTPGALAKPTKESSSEPTIIKRYSCPYAGCKRNKDHKKFQPLKTILCVKNHYKRTHCDKSYICSRCNTKKFSVIADLKTHEKHCGKDKWLCSCGTTFSRKDKLFGHITLFQGHTPAIPSDEIKAAPAGTSDGATNKVGSVNFNLSYVSSESEVQSSSMDIKGGIDDAVGYFSPLSFDTCNFGGFHEFPRPPFDDSESSFAFLLSRSCNYSQKSGEE, from the coding sequence ATGGATCTTAAAGAGAGGGTATGTGGTGAGCTACAAAAGGAAGTTCCCAAAGGCGCGTCTTTTACTAAGTTCAATACACAGCATCAGCAGAAGTGGGAAGATCCATCATCCACTTCAGATTACAGCACCAGGATCGAGCCTCCTTTCCAGGCATTCAACCAGACTTCTCAAACTCAATCTTTATTGTTGTGTAATAACCAAATCAAAGTCCCTATGCAAGATGGTTCCGTCAATGACTTGCTTCAAGCCAGTAAAATCCAAGATTGGGATCCAAGTGCTATGCTAAACAATCTCTCATTCCTTGGGCAGAAGATCCATCAGCTTCAGGATTTGGTGTATTTAATCATTGGGCGGAAGGGTCAAGTGTTGGGGCGACCAGACGAACTTCTTGTTCAGCAACAACAGCTAGTTACTGCGGATCTCACTTCAATTATAGTTCAGCTGATATCTACTGCTGGTAGTCTTCTCCCGTCTGTAAAGCAAACACTTTCTGCAGCCACTACGTCTCTGGGACAGTGTGGGGAGTTTGGTGGAGTTGTCTTCCCTTCTTCTGCACAAGGGCTGAATGATGGGGTTCAGCCACAAAATGCTGGTGGAAGCAAAGTCTCTGAGCCGCCAAATTCTGTTGATATTACTAGTAACAATGGAAATGAGCAAAGTAATCATATAATCGAGGAGCATGAATTGAAAGATGAGGAAGATGCCGAGGAAGGAGAAAACCTTTTGCCTGGCACGTCTGAGATACTGCAGTTAGAAAAGGAAGAAATCCTTGCGGCCCACACTCATTTCTGCACTATATGTGGAAAAGGATTCAAGAGAGATGCAAATTTACGAATGCATATGAGAGGTCATGGAGATGAGTACAAAACACCAGGGGCCCTTGCGAAACCCACTAAAGAATCCAGCTCTGAACCAACTATTATTAAGAGGTATTCCTGCCCTTATGCTGGTTGCAAGCGGAACAAGGATCACAAAAAGTTTCAGCCACTGAAGACCATTTTATGCGTCAAAAACCATTACAAGAGAACCCACTGTGACAAGAGCTACATTTGCAGCAGATGCAATACCAAGAAATTCTCAGTAATTGCTGATCTGAAAACTCATGAGAAGCATTGTGGTAAGGATAAGTGGCTTTGTTCTTGCGGCACCACGTTTTCAAGGAAAGATAAGCTGTTTGGGCATATCACTCTTTTCCAAGGTCACACTCCAGCCATTCCTTCTGATGAAATTAAAGCAGCACCCGCCGGAACATCTGATGGAGCCACTAATAAGGTTGGAAGTGTGAATTTCAACCTCTCTTATGTTTCTAGTGAAAGTGAGGTTCAAAGTAGTAGTATGGACATTAAAGGGGGGATTGATGATGCTGTTGGTTACTTCTCACCGTTGAGCTTCGATACATGTAATTTTGGTGGGTTTCATGAGTTCCCTCGACCACCATTTGATGACTCAGAGAGTTCATTTGCATTTCTACTTTCTAGGTCCTGTAATTACAGTCAGAAAAGTGGAGAGGAGTAA
- the LOC107891370 gene encoding uncharacterized protein, giving the protein MATTEEFSFPTSTDLYPCSIDSPPLWHLSPAASPDVFLHSKGKQEEEDCFPVSQRADEDDHQERKSKSHEDHNDWKQSDKGVAEDEEEDEEEKMDMLWEDFNEEELPRSGSSSRCSEDMVEMGCGGGHSLKLSKTNVGMFSPSPRRAGMLVFMRVLRKFLLHNSHRSSNSHLPN; this is encoded by the coding sequence ATGGCCACTACCGAAGAATTCAGCTTCCCTACGTCCACTGATTTGTACCCTTGCTCCATTGATTCACCGCCGTTATGGCATCTGTCTCCTGCAGCATCTCCTGACGTTTTTCTTCACAGCAAAGgtaaacaagaagaagaagattgtTTTCCAGTTAGTCAGAGAGCAGACGAAGATGATCATCAGGAAAGAAAGAGCAAATCGCACGAAGATCACAATGATTGGAAGCAGTCGGACAAAGGCGTTGCTGAAGATGAAGAGGAAGATGAAGAGGAAAAGATGGACATGTTGTGGGAGGATTTCAACGAAGAAGAATTGCCAAGAAGTGGAAGTTCATCGAGGTGTTCAGAAGATATGGTAGAAATGGGATGCGGTGGTGGTCACAGCCTGAAATTGTCGAAAACCAATGTGGGCATGTTTTCTCCAAGCCCCAGGAGAGCAGGCATGCTGGTTTTCATGAGGGTATTGAGAAAGTTCTTGCTCCATAATTCTCATCGCTCTTCCAACTCACACTTGCCAAACTAA
- the LOC107891371 gene encoding leucine-rich repeat receptor-like tyrosine-protein kinase PXC3 — MKSSIYGISFFFLFCIFPLVSGQLASNQSNTMITVSHQLANSSWNVEKEQNPCLWEGVTCNAPHNDSILSLSLSGFGLSNSSFLPLLCQINSLQSLDFSSNLFNSIPVEFFNTCGEIDGLKSLNFSKNKLVGSLPTFQKFAGLESLDLSFNALNGSIDSQLNGLSALKSLNLSCNNFTGSVPSRLGKSRVLEQLELSMNRFTGEIASEIGEHGNLIKIDLSENYLNGFIPESFVNLTKLETLILSSNQLHGEIPAGLLGITTLQRFSANQNNFVGLPSITTSMSLKILDLSYNKIAGRILPQLLLGSNLQTVDLSYNMLTGPVPVNISSSLVRLRLGSNNLSGQIPSTSFVSSPNLTYLELDNNSLTGTIPPQIGSNPKLALLNLAQNKLNGTLPDELLNLTQLEVLKLQLNKLSGEIPNQIGRLNMLSVLNISWNSLNGIIPPSISNCGKLINLNLQNNGLTGLIPDAIGNLKFLLELRLGENKLHGRIPDMPQKLQISLNLSFNNFDGPIPKTLSELNDLEVLDLSNNSFSGEVPDFLGTLSSLSQLVLSNNQLYGVLPQFKRNFSVYIDGNPQLHRPQDHPPVLSKKGKSVGVTIVITFAAAVLAVVVVAIVFLLISRRLSKVNEEQLQSLEVFSPPRVIQGNMLTANGVHRSNIDFTKAMEAVASPANIVLKTRFSTYYKAMMPSGASYYVKKLNWSDKIFQLGSPDKFEQEIEALGKLSNSNIMIPLAYVLTVDSAYLFYEFSPKGTLYDILHGSLKSSLDWASRYSIAVGVAQGLAFLHGCTSSPILLIDLSSRSIVLKSLKEPQVGDIELCKVIDPSKSNGSLSTVAGSVGYIPPEYAYTMRVTMAGNVYSFGVVLLELLTGKAAVSEGTELAKWVLSNSVRPNKLDHILDFSISRTSLVVRNQMLAVLKVALACVSVTPESRPKMKSVLRMILNVR, encoded by the exons ATGAAGAGCTCCATTTACGGCATATCCTTCTTTTTCCTCTTCTGTATATTTCCTTTGGTCTCCGGTCAGCTAGCTTCAAACCAGAGCAACACGATGATCACCGTTTCTCACCAGCTTGCAAATTCATCCTGGAATGTTGAGAAGGAGCAGAACCCCTGCCTTTGGGAAGGTGTTACATGCAACGCTCCCCACAACGACTCCATACTTTCTCTTTCATTGTCGGGGTTTGGTCTCTCAAACTCTAGCTTCTTACCCTTGCTTTGCCAGATTAATTCTTTGCAGTCGCTTGACTTTTCCAGCAACTTGTTCAACTCAATCCCAGTTGAGTTTTTCAACACTTGTGGAGAGATTGATGGGTTAAAGAGCTTGAACTTTAGCAAGAACAAGTTGGTTGGTTCTTTGCCTACCTTTCAAAAGTTTGCTGGATTGGAATCCTTAGATTTATCTTTCAATGCTTTGAATGGAAGTATCGATTCACAGTTGAATGGTTTGAGTGCATTGAAAAGCTTGAACCTTAGTTGCAATAATTTCACTGGTTCAGTTCCAAGTCGCCTTGGAAAATCCAGGGTCCTGGAGCAACTTGAACTTTCTATGAATAGGTTCACAGGTGAAATAGCTAGTGAAATTGGGGAGCATGGGAATTTGATAAAGATTGATCTCAGTGAGAATTATCTTAATGGATTTATTCCTGAATCTTTTGTGAACCTTACCAAGTTGGAAACCCTTATTCTATCTTCCAACCAGTTGCATGGGGAAATCCCTGCAGGCCTTTTAGGTATTACAACATTGCAGCGCTTCTCTGCCAATCAAAACAACTTTGTTGGTCTTCCTAGTATTACTACCTCAATGTCTCTCAAGATTTTAGATCTTAGTTATAATAAAATAGCTGGGAGAATTCTACCGCAGTTGCTGTTGGGATCAAACTTGCAGACTGTGGATTTGTCTTATAATATGTTGACCGGACCAGTTCCTGTAAACATTTCTTCCAGTCTGGTCAGGTTAAGGTTGGGTAGCAATAATCTCAGCGGCCAAATTCCTTCTACGAGCTTTGTATCTTCGCCCAACTTGACGTATTTGGAGTTGGATAACAATAGCCTTACTGGAACCATACCTCCTCAAATTGGTTCTAATCCAAAGCTGGCATTGTTGAACTTGGCTCAGAATAAGCTGAATGGGACTTTGCCTGATGAATTGCTAAATCTTACGCAACTTGAGGTTCTGAAACTTCAACTCAACAAGCTTAGTGGTGAAATCCCAAATCAGATTGGAAGGCTAAATATGTTATCCGTGCTCAATATCAGCTGGAATTCACTAAATGGAATCATACCACCTTCAATTTCCAACTGTGGAAAGCTTATTAACCTAAACTTGCAAAACAATGGTCTCACTGGTTTAATACCTGATGCCATCGGGAACTTGAAATTTCTGTTAGAACTCCGGCTGGGAGAAAATAAATTGCATGGTAGGATTCCTGATATGCCACAAAAGTTGCAGATTTCTTTGAATCTCAGCTTCAATAATTTTGATGGACCTATTCCAAAGACTCTTTCCGAACTGAATGATTTGGAAGTTTTGGATCTCTCTAACAACAGTTTCTCAGGTGAAGTTCCTGATTTCCTGGGCACCTTGTCTTCCTTGTCACAGCTAGTACTTTCCAATAATCAGCTTTATGGAGTTCTTCCTCAATTCAAACGAAATTTTTCGGTCTATATAGATGGAAATCCGCAACTTCATCGTCCACAAGATCATCCTCCAGTGTTGAGTAAAAAAGGAAAATCAGTTGGTGTGACAATTGTCATCACATTTGCAGCTGCTGTTCTTGCTGTAGTGGTAGTTGCAATTGTTTTTCTATTGATCTCAAGACGCTTAAGCAAGGTTAATGAGGAGCAATTACAGTCATTGGAAGTTTTTTCTCCTCCTCGGGTGATTCAAGGCAACATGTTGACAGCAAACGGGGTCCATAGATCTAATATTGACTTCACCAAAGCCATGGAAGCTGTTGCAAGCCCTGCAAACATTGTGCTGAAAACCAGGTTTTCGACCTATTACAAAGCTATGATGCCTTCAGGAGCAAGCTATTACGTTAAGAAGCTTAACTGGAGTGACAAGATATTCCAATTGGGGAGCCCTGATAAATTTGAGCAAGAGATAGAGGCTTTGGGGAAGCTTAGCAATTCAAATATCATGATTCCATTGGCCTATGTATTGACAGTTGACAGTGCATATCTATTCTATGAATTTTCCCCTAAGGGTACCCTCTATGATATTCTTCATGGGAGCTTGAAATCTTCTTTGGATTGGGCAAGTCGTTACAGTATAGCAGTTGGAGTAGCTCAAGGgcttgcatttttgcatggatGCACATCAAGTCCAATTCTCCTCATAGACCTTTCAAGCAGAAGCATCGTGCTCAAGTCATTGAAGGAGCCACAGGTTGGGGACATTGAGCTTTGTAAAGTAATTGACCCTTCCAAGAGCAACGGAAGCCTTTCCACAGTTGCTGGTTCTGTAGGTTATATTCCTCCAG AGTATGCTTATACAATGAGGGTAACAATGGCTGGAAATGTTTATAGCTTTGGAGTTGTATTGCTGGAATTGCTGACAGGAAAAGCAGCAGTTAGTGAGGGAACTGAGTTAGCCAAGTGGGTATTAAGCAACTCAGTGCGGCCAAATAAGCTGGATCACATCCTTGATTTTAGTATCAGTAGAACATCACTGGTGGTAAGAAATCAGATGCTTGCTGTCTTGAAAGTTGCACTTGCTTGTGTCAGTGTTACTCCAGAATCAAGGCCCAAGATGAAAAGTGTGCTACGGATGATCCTCAATGTAAGATAA
- the LOC107891372 gene encoding protein SENSITIVE TO PROTON RHIZOTOXICITY 1 isoform X2: MQDGSVNDLLQASKIQDWDPSAMLNNLSFLGQKIHQLQDLVYLIIGRKGQVLGRPDELLVQQQQLVTADLTSIIVQLISTAGSLLPSVKQTLSAATTSLGQCGEFGGVVFPSSAQGLNDGVQPQNAGGSKVSEPPNSVDITSNNGNEQSNHIIEEHELKDEEDAEEGENLLPGTSEILQLEKEEILAAHTHFCTICGKGFKRDANLRMHMRGHGDEYKTPGALAKPTKESSSEPTIIKRYSCPYAGCKRNKDHKKFQPLKTILCVKNHYKRTHCDKSYICSRCNTKKFSVIADLKTHEKHCGKDKWLCSCGTTFSRKDKLFGHITLFQGHTPAIPSDEIKAAPAGTSDGATNKVGSVNFNLSYVSSESEVQSSSMDIKGGIDDAVGYFSPLSFDTCNFGGFHEFPRPPFDDSESSFAFLLSRSCNYSQKSGEE, encoded by the coding sequence ATGCAAGATGGTTCCGTCAATGACTTGCTTCAAGCCAGTAAAATCCAAGATTGGGATCCAAGTGCTATGCTAAACAATCTCTCATTCCTTGGGCAGAAGATCCATCAGCTTCAGGATTTGGTGTATTTAATCATTGGGCGGAAGGGTCAAGTGTTGGGGCGACCAGACGAACTTCTTGTTCAGCAACAACAGCTAGTTACTGCGGATCTCACTTCAATTATAGTTCAGCTGATATCTACTGCTGGTAGTCTTCTCCCGTCTGTAAAGCAAACACTTTCTGCAGCCACTACGTCTCTGGGACAGTGTGGGGAGTTTGGTGGAGTTGTCTTCCCTTCTTCTGCACAAGGGCTGAATGATGGGGTTCAGCCACAAAATGCTGGTGGAAGCAAAGTCTCTGAGCCGCCAAATTCTGTTGATATTACTAGTAACAATGGAAATGAGCAAAGTAATCATATAATCGAGGAGCATGAATTGAAAGATGAGGAAGATGCCGAGGAAGGAGAAAACCTTTTGCCTGGCACGTCTGAGATACTGCAGTTAGAAAAGGAAGAAATCCTTGCGGCCCACACTCATTTCTGCACTATATGTGGAAAAGGATTCAAGAGAGATGCAAATTTACGAATGCATATGAGAGGTCATGGAGATGAGTACAAAACACCAGGGGCCCTTGCGAAACCCACTAAAGAATCCAGCTCTGAACCAACTATTATTAAGAGGTATTCCTGCCCTTATGCTGGTTGCAAGCGGAACAAGGATCACAAAAAGTTTCAGCCACTGAAGACCATTTTATGCGTCAAAAACCATTACAAGAGAACCCACTGTGACAAGAGCTACATTTGCAGCAGATGCAATACCAAGAAATTCTCAGTAATTGCTGATCTGAAAACTCATGAGAAGCATTGTGGTAAGGATAAGTGGCTTTGTTCTTGCGGCACCACGTTTTCAAGGAAAGATAAGCTGTTTGGGCATATCACTCTTTTCCAAGGTCACACTCCAGCCATTCCTTCTGATGAAATTAAAGCAGCACCCGCCGGAACATCTGATGGAGCCACTAATAAGGTTGGAAGTGTGAATTTCAACCTCTCTTATGTTTCTAGTGAAAGTGAGGTTCAAAGTAGTAGTATGGACATTAAAGGGGGGATTGATGATGCTGTTGGTTACTTCTCACCGTTGAGCTTCGATACATGTAATTTTGGTGGGTTTCATGAGTTCCCTCGACCACCATTTGATGACTCAGAGAGTTCATTTGCATTTCTACTTTCTAGGTCCTGTAATTACAGTCAGAAAAGTGGAGAGGAGTAA